In Antarcticibacterium arcticum, the genomic stretch GAAATCTTCGATCTCATCTGGGTTAATTGCGTTCAGCTGGTTTCTCACACCCTGTACACCTCTTTGGTCAAGAGGAATTCCATCAACTACTATAAGAGGGGAGTTGTTACCGGAAAGCGAAGATCCTCCACGAATCCTGATCTCAGATCCTCCACCCGGTTCGCTGCTTGGAGTAATTCTTACCCCTGCAGATTTACCTGCAATAAGGGTTTCCGGGGAAACCACCGCACCTCTGTTAAATTGTGCCGGGCTTATTTTTTCTACTGCTCCGGTTGCATCCTGACGGGTTGTAGCCCCATATCCAATTAAAACAACCTCCTCAAGAGCGGCGTCGCTTTCATCGAGCTGGACATTTAAATTTGTTTGGCCTGCAAAAGTAATTTCGCGGGAGGAAAAACCTAAAAATGAAAAAACCAAAACATCGCCTTGGTTTATATTTGAAACTGTATAATTACCATCAAAATCGGTGGTAGTGCCATTGGTGGTTCCTTTTACCAGAATATTGACCCCCGGGACGGGAAGGCCGGTAGCACTCTCGGTCACGGTCCCGCTAACGGTTTGTTGGGCAAAAAAGCTCATTGGCAGCATTAGCAGCATCATCAACGTGCTTTTAAATAATTTTTTCATAGATGAATTTGATTAGTTTAACTAAATATTAACTGTATATTCTCACTTCCGGATGTTAAAAGTATGTAAAATTTGGGTGCTCTTTTGGCCGGTTCCACCGAAAACAGTAGCGCAAACGTTTTCGTGTTGAAAACTTTTATAATTTGCCGATATGGGGGTAAATTGTGATAATTTTACAAAATCAATAGAATTTGCCCTAAACTTTGATATTCAAGCATGAAGAAGAAATTAACTTTAAAACAAATAGCCAAAGAATTAGATGTTTCTGTATCTACCGTTTCCAAGGCATTAAGAGATAGTGTAGAGATAAGCGAAGATACCAGGCAAAAGATAAAAGCATTTGCAAAACTCTATAATTATAAGCCCAATAATATAGCCCTGAGCCTGAAGAATAAAAAGACCAAGACAATAGGGGTTATCATACCGGAAATTGTACACCATTTTTTTACGACCGTTATAAGCGGTATAGAACAGGTTGCTAATAAGCGGGGTTATAATGTTATAATTTGTATGTCCAATAATTCCTTTGACAAAGAGGTGATCAACATGGAAATGCTTGCCAATGGAAGTACAGACGGATTTATTTTAAGCGTAGCCAAAGAAACCCAGCAAAGGGGAGATTATCACCATTTGCTGGAAGTGATCAACCAGGGGATGCCTTTGGTGATGTTTGACAGGGTAATTGATGAAATAGAATGTGATAAAGTAATAATTGACGATACAATTGGTGCACGCGAGGCGGTGCAGCATTTAATAGATATAAAATGTAAGAACATTGCCCTTATTACCACCGTAGATTATGTGAGTGTGGGAAAATTGCGTACCCAAGGTTATCACGAGGCACTGGTTCATAATAATATGAAGATCAATGATGACCTTATTCTTAAAGTGGAGGATTTTGACCACAGCGAGGAAGAAATAAGAAAATTTTTATCTGGGAAAGATATAGACGGGGTTTTTGCGGTAAATGAACACTTCGCTATTTATGCCATTAAGGCTTTTCATGAGAATGGTCTTAGGGTTCCGCAGGATGTTTCGGTGGTAGGTTTTACCAATGGAGAATTGTCCAAACAATTCATTCCAAGTTTAACCACAGTAAGCCAGCATGGAGCCGAAATGGGGGCCCAGGCAGCGAGGTTATTAATCAAAAAACTGGAGAATGATGAAGGGGAAGAGGAGCCTTATGAAACAATAATCGTAGAGACCAGCCTTATTGAACGCAATTCTACAAAACGCTGATTTAATTAAAAACAATTAAAAAATTATATATCTTTACCACCATAAAATAATAGTCAAAACTGATATTTTCCCTTCCGTTAATATGTTTTGACGAGTCTTAGCGCTTGTCGGAGTAAGTAAATTAACTCGCGATATGCAAAAACGTAACCTTAGTTTTTGGGAGATCTGGAACATGAGTTTCGGATTCCTTGGTATACAATTTGGTTTTGCCTTACAAAATGCAAACACCTCCCGAATTTTTGAGACCCTTGGAGCAAATGTCGAAGACATTCCCATTTTATGGATTGCTGCACCTGTTACCGGTCTGGTCGTACAACCTATAATAGGTTATTTTAGCGATCGTACCTGGACCAGGCTGGGTAGAAGAAGACCATATTTTCTAATAGGAGCCATCCTTTCTTCCCTCGCGCTTTTTATAATGCCAAATTCTCCCACTTTATGGGTAGCAGCAGGAACGCTGTGGATCATGGATGCTTCAATTAATATTTCCATGGAGCCGTTCAGGGCTTTTGTTGGAGATAATCTACCCGAACGGCAGCGCACGCTCGGGTTTTCAATGCAAAGTTTTTTTATAGGTACAGGGGCCGTAGTTGGTTCTGCCTTGCCCTGGGTATTTACCAATTGGATAGGGTTGAGCAATACAGCACCTGAAGGAATAATCCCAGACTCAGTAAAATGGTCGTTTTATGTGGGGGGTGTAGTTTTCTTCCTGGCAGTACTATGGACAGTAGTGAAATCCAGAGAGTATTCCCCTTTACAACTCGCCGCTTTTGAAAAAGCCAGGCTTGAGGTAAGTCCTGCAAGGGTTGAGGTAACAAATAAAAAAGCCAATATAAGAAACCAGTTCATGTCCGGCCTTATCATGACCATAACCGGTCTTGTGGTTTCTACCGTGATTTATTATAACGAGTTAACCAAGGAATTATACATCCTTTTTGTTGGACTTGTAATTATTGGTCTCCTTTTCATGATCGTTTCACAATTGCGAAGCAAAGATGTAAGGAATGGTTTTACCATTATAATGACAGATATGCTAAATATGCCCGCAACTATGAAACAACTTGCCTGGGTACAGTTTTTTTCCTGGTTCGCGCTTTTCTCCATGTGGATCTATACTACCCAGGCAGTTACCGGCCACGTTTTTGGTACTACAGATCCCACATCTGTCCTTTATAATGATGCTGCAGACTGGGTGACAATAATGTTCGGGGTGTATAACGGGGTTGCGGCCGCGGTGGCGTTCCTTTTACCGGTACTTGCCAGGAGAACCAGTAATAAATTTACACATATGCTCGCTCTTATTGCCGGGGGGCTTGGTTTGCTTTCTATTTATTTTATTTCAGATAAAATTGGTCTTATCATGGCCATGGTTGGAGTTGGTATTGCCTGGGCAAGTATCTTATCTATCCCGTATGCCATGCTTTCAGGAGCTTTGCCTTCAGCAAAAATGGGATATTATATGGGGGTGTTTAATTTCTTTATTGTGATACCCCAAATTGTAGCAGCAACAATACTAGGATTTTTAGTGAAGGAATTTTTTAATAATGAACCTATTTATGCATTGATCATAGGTGGGTTTGCAATGATACTCTCAGGGCTTCTAACCCTGCGTGTAAAAACAAATATAAAACTGGATATAAGTGTACAAAAATAAAGGGATAATATTTGATCTTGACGGTGTAATAGTTGACACGGCAAAATTTCACTACCTCGCTTGGCGAAAGCTGGCCAATGACCTTGGGTTTGATATTACAGAAGAGCAAAATGAAGAATTAAAGGGTGTAAGCCGGGTGAGATCTTTAGAAAAGATCCTGGATTGGGGAAATGTAAAACTATCACAGGATAATTTTATGGAGCAAATGGCCCTTAAAAATGACAATTACCTGTCCTATATTTCCACAATGACCCAAAAAGATATTCTGCCCGGTGTGCAGGACGTTTTGAATTTTTTTACTGAAAATAATATCCCAATTGCTTTGGGATCTGCCAGTAAAAATGCCAGATCTATCCTGGAAAAAACGGGGCTTCATCAAAAGTTTACGGCAGTTGTAGATGGTAATGATGTGGAGAAAGCAAAGCCGGATCCAGAAGTTTTTTTAATTGCCGCAGAAAAACTTGGTATTGAGCCAGTTAATTGTATTGTTTTTGAAGACTCCCAGGCAGGAGTCCAGGCAGCAAATATTGCAGGAATGATAAGTATTGGAATTGGCAGTAAAGAGGTACTACATGAAGCCGATTATGTATTTGCCAATTTTGAAGAAATAGAAATGAATTTTTTAAAAAAATTATTGACACAATAGTATGAATCAGGATTATATAAAACCAGACAACTGGTCCATAATTGAAGAAGGTTTTGAAGGAGGACGTGTTAAATCTTCTGAAAGTTTATTCAGCATAGGAAATGGAGCAATGGGCCAAAGGGCCAATTTTGAAGAGAATTACAGTGGGGAGACCTTTCAGGGCAGTTATATTGCGGGAGTTTATTATCCCGATAAAACAAAAGTGGGCTGGTGGAAGAATGGTTATCCGGAGTATTTTGCCAAGGTGCTTAATGCTCCTAACTGGATTGGAATTGAAGTATTGGTAAACGGGGAAATTTTTGACCTGCACACCTGTAAAAATATTGAAGATTTTCGCAGGGAACTTAATATGAAGGAAGGGTGGTATCAAAGAAGCTTTATCGCCACGCTGCCTAATGATGAAAAAATCAGGATAGTAGCTACCAGATTTTTATCAATGGAAATTGATGAGCTTGGGGCAATAGATTATTCCGTAGAACTTTTAACGGAAGCAGCCGAGATTACCTTAAGACCTTACCTGGACAGTAGTATTACAAATACCGATGCTAACTGGGAAGAAAAATTCTGGCAAACTCTTAAGGTAAAAACCGAAGGAGACCAGGCTTTTATAACCGCCAAAACCCTTAAAACCGAATTCCATGCCTGTACCTTTATGCAATCAAAGGTATTGCTGAATAATAAGGAGTTGAATGCACAATTTGAAGAGGAAATTCTTCAGGATAAAGTCACTTTCTCTTACAGTCAAAAGGTTGAAAAGGGACAAACTTTAAGCTTGCAGAAGTTTGCAGGTTATGTGACAGATATGAACCATGAGAGAAATGACCTGGTTGATGCGGCGAAAGCCGTACTGGCAAAAGGTATGGATCATGGCTTTGAAGCTTTGCTGAACATGCAAAAAGAGGCATGGGCCAGAATATGGGAAATGGCAGATATTTCAATAGATGGAGATATCAAAGCCCAGCAGGGAATTAGATTCAATATCTTTCAGCTCAACCAAACATATTCCGGGAAGGATGAACGACTTAATATTGGACCGAAAGGGTTTACGGGAGAAAAGTATGGTGGCAGTACCTATTGGGATACCGAAGCATATTGTATTCCTTTCTACATGGCCACCAAGGACCAGCAGGTCGCCAGAAATTTATTGACCTATCGCTATAACCACCTGGAAAAAGCAATTGAAAATGCCGGAAAGTTAGGCTTTAAAAATGGTGCAGCTTTGTATCCTATGGTAACCATGAACGGGGAAGAAAGCCATAATGAATGGGAGATCACCTTTGAAGAAATTCACCGGAATGGGGCCATAGTTTTTGCCATCTATAATTACGTGCGTTTTACGGGAGATTTTGATTACATACCGGAAAAGGGTCTGGAAGTTATTATTGCAGTAGCAAGATTTTGGCAACAACGGGCGAACTTTAGTACTCCCAAAAACAAATATGTGATCCTTGGGGTTACCGGGCCAAATGAATATGAAAATAACGTAAATAATAACTGGTACACCAACTACATCGCGCAGTGGTGCCTGGAATATTGCGTTTCAATGGTAGAAAAAGTGAAGGACGGGCATAAGGAAGATTTTGATCGAATCGCCGGGCTCACCAGTTTAACAGATGCTGAACTCCTCGCGATGAAAGAAGTGGCAGATAATATGTATTTCCCTTTTTCAGAAGAGTATGAAGTGTACCTGCAACAGGATAACTTCCTTGACAAGGAAATTATTCCGGTTTCAAAATTGGAAAAGTCACAACGCCCAATCAATCAAAAATGGAGTTGGGACAGGATCCTGCGTTCCTGCTATATTAAGCAGGCAGATGTTTTACAGGGATTTTATTTTTTTGAAGATAATTTCAGTATAGAAGAACTGGAAAAGCATTTTAAATTTTATGAGCCGCTAACGGTACATGAATCTTCCCTTTCTCCTTGTGTACATAGTATACAGGCCGCAAAACTGGACCGTATGGAACAGGCTTATGAATTTTACCTGCGTACATCGAGACTGGATCTTGATGATTATAATAACGAGGTGGAAGAAGGTTGCCATATTACCAGTATGGCGGGTACATGGATGAGCATTGTAGAAGGTTTCGGCGGAATGAGGATTGTAAATGACCAGTTAAGTTTTACCCCGAGAATCCCTGAACAATGGAATGCATATTCCTTTAAAGTAAACTTCCGTAACCAGATCATCAAAGTAGAAGTTACGGCGGGCAAGACTAGTTTTTATCTGGAGGGTACAGATTCTCTGGACATTCTGGTGAATGGAAAAAAAGAAACTATAGGCCTTAATACGCCGCTTGCGGTCTAAGAACGGGTCCGCTTTACTGGGATAAGTAATATAAATAATTTTCCAGGATCCTGCCATTTCCAGGATCCTGGAAAATATAAATACGCGCAATTATGAAATTAAAATTATTTTTATTTCTAATGCTTTGGGGGAGTTTGGTACAGGCCCAAATTC encodes the following:
- a CDS encoding glycoside hydrolase family 65 protein, giving the protein MNQDYIKPDNWSIIEEGFEGGRVKSSESLFSIGNGAMGQRANFEENYSGETFQGSYIAGVYYPDKTKVGWWKNGYPEYFAKVLNAPNWIGIEVLVNGEIFDLHTCKNIEDFRRELNMKEGWYQRSFIATLPNDEKIRIVATRFLSMEIDELGAIDYSVELLTEAAEITLRPYLDSSITNTDANWEEKFWQTLKVKTEGDQAFITAKTLKTEFHACTFMQSKVLLNNKELNAQFEEEILQDKVTFSYSQKVEKGQTLSLQKFAGYVTDMNHERNDLVDAAKAVLAKGMDHGFEALLNMQKEAWARIWEMADISIDGDIKAQQGIRFNIFQLNQTYSGKDERLNIGPKGFTGEKYGGSTYWDTEAYCIPFYMATKDQQVARNLLTYRYNHLEKAIENAGKLGFKNGAALYPMVTMNGEESHNEWEITFEEIHRNGAIVFAIYNYVRFTGDFDYIPEKGLEVIIAVARFWQQRANFSTPKNKYVILGVTGPNEYENNVNNNWYTNYIAQWCLEYCVSMVEKVKDGHKEDFDRIAGLTSLTDAELLAMKEVADNMYFPFSEEYEVYLQQDNFLDKEIIPVSKLEKSQRPINQKWSWDRILRSCYIKQADVLQGFYFFEDNFSIEELEKHFKFYEPLTVHESSLSPCVHSIQAAKLDRMEQAYEFYLRTSRLDLDDYNNEVEEGCHITSMAGTWMSIVEGFGGMRIVNDQLSFTPRIPEQWNAYSFKVNFRNQIIKVEVTAGKTSFYLEGTDSLDILVNGKKETIGLNTPLAV
- the pgmB gene encoding beta-phosphoglucomutase, translating into MYKNKGIIFDLDGVIVDTAKFHYLAWRKLANDLGFDITEEQNEELKGVSRVRSLEKILDWGNVKLSQDNFMEQMALKNDNYLSYISTMTQKDILPGVQDVLNFFTENNIPIALGSASKNARSILEKTGLHQKFTAVVDGNDVEKAKPDPEVFLIAAEKLGIEPVNCIVFEDSQAGVQAANIAGMISIGIGSKEVLHEADYVFANFEEIEMNFLKKLLTQ
- a CDS encoding LacI family DNA-binding transcriptional regulator gives rise to the protein MKKKLTLKQIAKELDVSVSTVSKALRDSVEISEDTRQKIKAFAKLYNYKPNNIALSLKNKKTKTIGVIIPEIVHHFFTTVISGIEQVANKRGYNVIICMSNNSFDKEVINMEMLANGSTDGFILSVAKETQQRGDYHHLLEVINQGMPLVMFDRVIDEIECDKVIIDDTIGAREAVQHLIDIKCKNIALITTVDYVSVGKLRTQGYHEALVHNNMKINDDLILKVEDFDHSEEEIRKFLSGKDIDGVFAVNEHFAIYAIKAFHENGLRVPQDVSVVGFTNGELSKQFIPSLTTVSQHGAEMGAQAARLLIKKLENDEGEEEPYETIIVETSLIERNSTKR
- a CDS encoding MFS transporter — encoded protein: MQKRNLSFWEIWNMSFGFLGIQFGFALQNANTSRIFETLGANVEDIPILWIAAPVTGLVVQPIIGYFSDRTWTRLGRRRPYFLIGAILSSLALFIMPNSPTLWVAAGTLWIMDASINISMEPFRAFVGDNLPERQRTLGFSMQSFFIGTGAVVGSALPWVFTNWIGLSNTAPEGIIPDSVKWSFYVGGVVFFLAVLWTVVKSREYSPLQLAAFEKARLEVSPARVEVTNKKANIRNQFMSGLIMTITGLVVSTVIYYNELTKELYILFVGLVIIGLLFMIVSQLRSKDVRNGFTIIMTDMLNMPATMKQLAWVQFFSWFALFSMWIYTTQAVTGHVFGTTDPTSVLYNDAADWVTIMFGVYNGVAAAVAFLLPVLARRTSNKFTHMLALIAGGLGLLSIYFISDKIGLIMAMVGVGIAWASILSIPYAMLSGALPSAKMGYYMGVFNFFIVIPQIVAATILGFLVKEFFNNEPIYALIIGGFAMILSGLLTLRVKTNIKLDISVQK